The Flavobacterium praedii genome window below encodes:
- a CDS encoding MFS transporter: MKKNDPYAALRYKEFNTFLLIRFAMVFAWSMQFIIIEWEVYRMTKSALSLGIIGLMEIIPAIAVSLFAGHFVDQNEKKGLLLKCILGFSVISLGLFLITWPIVNTGLSTPIVLYTIYFLVFLGGIVRSFLGPTVFSLLALIVPKKAYSNAATWSSSVWQVGSVVGPAVAGFSIHLIGVHWSLSTVLGCSVFASLLLTQIEKKPILNPKIGEPVMDSLIEGVKFVYNNKTILSALTLDMAAVLFGGAVALLPIFALDILKVGPEGFGFLRAAPAVGAILTMFFTAYVPVNKNAGMKLLTAIFLFGVCIIIFGLSTIFWISLLALFFSGIVDGISMVIRQTILQLKTPDHMRGRVASVNSIFVGSSNELGAFESGLTAKLMGTVTAVVFGGTMTLIIVLFTGFISPEFRNLDLTKDLEDHEKQE; encoded by the coding sequence ATGAAAAAAAACGACCCTTACGCAGCCTTGAGATATAAAGAATTTAATACTTTTTTATTAATTCGTTTCGCCATGGTATTTGCTTGGTCCATGCAGTTTATCATTATTGAATGGGAAGTATATAGAATGACGAAAAGTGCTTTATCCCTTGGAATTATTGGATTAATGGAGATTATTCCTGCTATCGCAGTTTCATTATTTGCTGGTCACTTTGTCGATCAAAATGAAAAAAAAGGACTTTTACTCAAGTGCATTTTGGGTTTCTCTGTTATCAGTTTAGGATTATTTTTAATCACTTGGCCAATAGTAAATACAGGATTATCTACCCCAATTGTATTATACACCATTTACTTCTTGGTATTCTTAGGAGGAATTGTTCGTTCCTTTTTGGGACCAACCGTTTTTTCGCTATTGGCATTGATCGTTCCTAAAAAAGCATACTCGAATGCTGCAACTTGGAGTAGTTCGGTTTGGCAAGTTGGTTCTGTCGTAGGACCTGCCGTTGCGGGCTTTTCTATTCATTTAATTGGGGTTCATTGGTCTTTGAGCACCGTTCTTGGATGCTCTGTATTTGCTTCGCTTCTTCTAACACAAATTGAAAAAAAACCTATTTTAAATCCAAAAATTGGAGAACCTGTAATGGACAGTTTGATTGAGGGAGTTAAATTTGTGTATAACAACAAAACCATTTTGAGTGCTTTGACACTCGATATGGCTGCTGTTTTGTTTGGAGGTGCAGTTGCTCTACTCCCTATTTTTGCTTTAGATATTTTAAAAGTAGGACCAGAAGGATTTGGTTTCTTGAGAGCAGCACCAGCGGTTGGCGCCATTTTGACTATGTTTTTTACAGCCTATGTTCCTGTGAACAAAAATGCAGGAATGAAATTACTAACGGCTATTTTCCTTTTTGGTGTTTGTATTATTATTTTCGGACTTTCAACAATCTTTTGGATTTCGCTTTTGGCATTATTCTTTAGTGGGATTGTAGATGGAATATCAATGGTGATTCGTCAAACCATTTTGCAACTCAAAACTCCAGATCACATGCGAGGGCGTGTAGCGTCAGTAAACTCGATTTTCGTAGGGTCATCGAATGAATTGGGTGCTTTTGAGAGTGGATTGACAGCCAAATTAATGGGAACAGTAACAGCAGTCGTTTTTGGCGGAACTATGACATTAATTATTGTATTATTTACTGGATTTATTTCTCCCGAATTTAGAAACTTAGATTTAACAAAAGATCTGGAAGACCATGAAAAACAAGAGTAA
- the recJ gene encoding single-stranded-DNA-specific exonuclease RecJ, with the protein MRWTLKPKPTEEKIEHLAQALNVEKFVAALLIQRGIETFEQARLFFRPSLDDLHDPFLMKDMDKAVERIEKAIANQENILVFGDYDVDGTTAVSLVSSYLRTFYPNVATYIPDRYAEGYGISYKGIDFADDNGFSLIIALDCGIKSIDHVAYAKERNIDFIICDHHRPGETLPEAVAVLDPKREDCHYPYDELCGCGVGFKLIQALGTNRDQTIEDLVLYLDLVATAIAADIVPMTGENRVLAYFGLQVINAEPRPGIKALVHQVKKKTLDITDVVFIIAPRINAAGRIKHGNHAVELLTEFNFEQAQQFASEIEQYNSDRKDLDKQITKEALLQITENQEEKNFTSVVFQEDWHKGVIGIVASRLIETYYRPTLVFTKSGDKYAASARSVKGFDVYNALEACSEHLEQFGGHMYAAGMTLKAENYQNFKNAFEKIVQKTIQPDQLTPEIAIDAEISFGDISPKLIRILKQFEPFGPLNMTPVFLTKKIKDTGYAKTLGSDEEHLKLFVKQNNSEGLTAIGFGLGNKKEITDNQKEFEAVYCIDENEWKDKVSIQLRLKDIK; encoded by the coding sequence ATGCGTTGGACTTTAAAGCCAAAACCTACTGAAGAAAAAATAGAGCATCTAGCCCAAGCGTTGAATGTTGAAAAATTTGTTGCTGCTTTATTAATACAAAGAGGTATTGAAACATTTGAGCAAGCTCGTCTTTTTTTTAGACCAAGTTTAGATGATTTGCATGATCCTTTCTTGATGAAAGACATGGATAAAGCCGTCGAACGCATTGAAAAAGCGATTGCAAATCAAGAAAACATACTCGTTTTTGGCGATTATGATGTCGATGGAACCACTGCGGTGTCACTTGTTTCTTCCTATTTAAGAACCTTTTACCCAAACGTTGCTACCTATATTCCAGATCGCTATGCCGAAGGATATGGCATCTCGTATAAAGGAATTGACTTTGCAGACGATAATGGTTTTTCACTAATTATAGCGCTGGATTGTGGTATAAAATCAATCGATCATGTCGCTTACGCAAAAGAACGAAACATCGATTTCATAATTTGTGATCACCACAGACCAGGAGAAACACTGCCAGAAGCAGTTGCAGTTTTGGATCCAAAAAGAGAAGATTGTCATTATCCTTATGATGAGCTATGCGGATGCGGAGTAGGATTCAAACTCATTCAAGCCTTAGGAACAAACCGGGATCAAACTATTGAAGACCTCGTATTGTACCTTGACTTGGTGGCTACAGCAATTGCCGCAGATATTGTCCCAATGACCGGAGAGAATCGGGTTTTGGCCTATTTTGGACTTCAAGTTATTAATGCAGAACCAAGACCTGGAATCAAGGCATTAGTACATCAAGTAAAAAAGAAAACACTCGATATAACAGATGTTGTATTTATAATTGCTCCAAGAATCAATGCCGCAGGGCGAATAAAACACGGCAACCATGCAGTTGAATTATTGACTGAATTCAATTTTGAACAAGCACAACAATTTGCCTCCGAAATTGAGCAATACAATTCGGATCGAAAAGATTTAGACAAGCAAATCACCAAAGAAGCACTATTGCAAATAACCGAAAATCAAGAAGAAAAAAACTTTACATCAGTCGTTTTTCAAGAAGATTGGCACAAAGGAGTAATCGGGATTGTAGCTTCGCGATTGATAGAAACCTACTACCGTCCCACTCTAGTTTTTACAAAAAGTGGTGACAAATATGCCGCTTCAGCACGATCCGTAAAAGGCTTTGATGTGTATAATGCTCTCGAAGCCTGTTCCGAACATTTAGAGCAATTTGGAGGACACATGTACGCTGCAGGAATGACTTTGAAAGCAGAGAATTACCAAAATTTTAAAAATGCATTTGAGAAAATAGTACAAAAAACCATTCAGCCCGATCAATTAACGCCGGAAATAGCTATTGATGCCGAAATTAGTTTTGGTGATATCTCTCCTAAATTAATTCGGATTTTAAAACAATTCGAACCATTTGGTCCATTGAATATGACTCCTGTTTTTTTAACCAAAAAAATAAAAGATACTGGCTATGCTAAAACTTTGGGTTCTGATGAGGAGCATTTAAAACTATTCGTCAAACAAAACAACTCCGAAGGCTTAACAGCTATAGGTTTTGGACTAGGAAATAAAAAAGAAATTACTGACAACCAAAAAGAATTTGAAGCCGTATATTGCATCGATGAAAATGAATGGAAAGACAAAGTGAGCATTCAATTACGATTAAAAGATATTAAATAA
- a CDS encoding helix-turn-helix domain-containing protein encodes MEQKSYYKNWYALTDNAIVETLCKSIKQMRLNKNISQEELSEKSGVNRITISRMETGKAINLMTLIQLLRALEKLELLNYLNEEPEISPIMVMEAQRKLRKKASPTSRNSDPNSY; translated from the coding sequence ATGGAACAAAAAAGTTACTATAAAAACTGGTATGCATTGACAGATAATGCAATTGTGGAGACCCTTTGCAAAAGCATAAAACAAATGCGTTTGAATAAAAACATTTCGCAGGAAGAACTTTCGGAAAAATCGGGTGTTAATAGAATTACCATAAGCAGAATGGAAACAGGAAAAGCAATCAATTTAATGACTTTGATACAGTTGCTGCGTGCTTTAGAAAAATTAGAATTATTAAATTACTTGAATGAAGAACCCGAAATAAGCCCGATAATGGTTATGGAAGCTCAAAGAAAGCTTCGTAAAAAAGCTTCGCCTACTTCAAGAAATTCGGATCCTAACTCCTATTAA
- a CDS encoding type II toxin-antitoxin system HipA family toxin has translation MIAIADVKIWNHKVGVVLWDQQKNYGVFEYDKQFFKLGLDLSPLMMPIADAQRGRKVFSFPLLNPDTFKGLPGLLADSLPDKFGNQIIDAWLAQQGKSSDDFNPVDRLCYIGKRGMGALEFEPASNATVEKSNPIEIQELVKFAKEVLDTRSDFHSNMDSEKGFSDILQVGSSAGGARAKAIIAYNKTSGEVRSGQVDGLAGFDYWLIKFDGVTNHQLGDPKGYGNIEYAYYLMAIDARIAMSESKLMTENNRSHFMTKRFDRQNNQKIHMQTLCGIAHFDYNQPRAYSYEQAFQVMRQMRLPYSDMEELYRRMVFNVMSRNQDDHTKNISFLMFPNGDWQLSPAYDVTYAYNPDNFWLKAHQMSVNGKRENILLEDLLAVAQNINLKKPKPIIELCNEVLSNWKDYAFKAGIDQTQIEQIGKQIMNYKM, from the coding sequence ATGATTGCAATTGCCGATGTAAAAATTTGGAATCATAAAGTTGGGGTTGTTCTTTGGGATCAACAAAAGAATTATGGTGTTTTTGAATACGACAAACAGTTTTTTAAATTGGGATTGGATCTTTCTCCTTTAATGATGCCTATTGCAGACGCTCAAAGAGGTAGAAAAGTTTTTTCGTTTCCGTTATTAAATCCGGATACTTTTAAAGGATTGCCAGGATTATTGGCAGATAGTTTGCCGGATAAATTTGGTAATCAAATCATTGATGCTTGGCTGGCACAACAAGGTAAAAGCAGTGACGATTTTAATCCTGTGGATCGTCTTTGTTATATTGGCAAAAGAGGGATGGGCGCTTTGGAATTTGAACCTGCAAGTAATGCTACTGTTGAAAAATCGAATCCTATCGAAATTCAGGAATTGGTAAAATTTGCCAAGGAAGTTTTGGATACGCGCAGTGATTTCCATTCCAATATGGATTCCGAAAAGGGGTTTTCGGATATTTTGCAAGTGGGTAGTTCTGCGGGAGGAGCAAGAGCCAAAGCCATTATTGCGTACAATAAAACTTCGGGGGAAGTACGTTCGGGACAAGTTGATGGACTGGCAGGTTTTGATTATTGGCTGATTAAGTTTGATGGTGTTACCAATCATCAATTGGGAGATCCCAAAGGGTACGGAAATATTGAATATGCTTATTATTTGATGGCTATCGATGCCAGAATTGCTATGTCTGAGAGTAAATTGATGACCGAAAATAATCGTTCGCATTTTATGACTAAGCGGTTTGATAGGCAAAACAACCAAAAAATTCACATGCAAACGTTGTGCGGGATTGCTCATTTTGACTACAATCAACCACGGGCTTATTCTTATGAGCAGGCTTTTCAGGTAATGCGTCAAATGCGTTTGCCGTATTCGGATATGGAAGAATTGTACAGGCGTATGGTTTTTAATGTAATGTCCAGAAATCAAGACGATCATACCAAGAATATTTCTTTTTTGATGTTTCCAAATGGGGATTGGCAATTGTCTCCAGCCTATGATGTGACTTATGCTTACAACCCAGACAATTTTTGGTTAAAAGCGCATCAAATGAGTGTGAATGGAAAAAGAGAAAATATTTTATTGGAAGATCTTTTGGCAGTTGCCCAAAACATAAACCTTAAAAAGCCAAAACCAATAATTGAGTTGTGTAACGAAGTGCTTTCGAATTGGAAAGATTATGCATTTAAAGCAGGAATAGACCAAACACAGATAGAGCAAATTGGCAAACAAATTATGAATTATAAAATGTAG